The following proteins come from a genomic window of Solea solea chromosome 3, fSolSol10.1, whole genome shotgun sequence:
- the prl2 gene encoding prolactin 2 produces MMSGNFRSASVGWVVLVCLVPCRTLTSTDAAPICTNAQAGCHVLSLANLFERVIQHSARMHGISSDLHSEFEQYFLPSKNQIGRVGRNCHTSAILTPNGKENAQRMAREELTEVILKLLVAWRDPLWHFHQNMAHHQHDFATFSSDKALEMSDMVHELRKGVEKVAEKMQLLGMMSDSVSSQASSEALLPPDSAEWRLMKEYDLLYCFRRDSNKVQNYLKILQCRIVPEHGC; encoded by the exons ATGATGTCAGGAAACTTCAGATCAG CGTCTGTTGGATGGGTGGTGTTGGTCTGTCTGGTGCCGTGCAGGACACTGACCAGTACAGACGCAGCACCCATCTGCACCAATGCCCAAGCTGGATGCCACGTCCTGTCCCTGGCTAACCTGTTTGAGCGGGTCATCCAGCACTCAGCCAGGATGCACGGCATTTCAAGCGACCTCCACTCCGAGTTT GAGCAATACTTCCTGCCCAGTAAGAATCAAATTGGTCGGGTCGGTCGCAACTGTCACACGTCCGCTATCCTCACACCAAATGGCAAGGAGAACGCTCAGAGAATGGCG AGAGAGGAGCTGACAGAGGTGATTCTGAAGCTGCTGGTGGCGTGGAGAGACCCTCTGTGGCATTTCCACCAGAACATGGCTCACCACCAACACGACTTCGCCACCTTCAGCTCAGACAAAGCCCTCGAGATGAGCGACATGGTGCACGAGCTGCGCAAAGGCGTCGAGAAAGTGGCCGAGAAG ATGCAGCTCTTGGGCATGATGAGTGACTCTGTCAGCAGCCAAGCATCTTCTGAAGCCCTGTTGCCGCCTGACAGTGCCGAGTGGCGGCTGATGAAAGAATATGACCTCCTCTACTGCTTCCGCCGAGACTCCAACAAGGTCCAGAACTACCTGAAGATCCTCCAGTGTCGCATTGTTCCCGAGCATGGATGCTAA
- the hspa14 gene encoding heat shock 70 kDa protein 14, which translates to MAAIGVHFGYTCACVAIFKDGRAEVVANDAGDRVTPAVVGYRDTEQIVGIAAKQGRVRNAANTVVRVKQVLGRSFIDPETQTHKTETKCQVVDRDGKPYYEITAGENPRYVAPEDVAKLIFHKIKETAQSAVGSDVTEVVITVPFEFAQAQKRALREAAEAAGFHVMRLIHEPTAALLAYDIGQDSHSGKSHVLVYKLGGTSLSVTVLQVSGGMFRVLNTQTDHNIGGESFTEALAQHLAAEFKRTFKHDVSSNARAMMKLMNGADMAKHSLSSLGTANCFVDSLYDGIDFECNVSRARFELLCSPLFNKSIQPIRAMLEEAGLSTSDINKVVLCGGSARIPRLQQMIRDLFPDVELLSSAPTDEVIAVGAALQAGLLVGRESLAPEEESVMVDVSATDILMKEVDESGAEVFTVLVPSGTPLPVRRHHILSGGGNLSSICLEIYQRLVTAQPIKLAKIILRELQPKEENHNIDTVVTMKRDGTLHVSCVEHDTGRSQAVTIPAAS; encoded by the exons gATGGGCGCGCTGAGGTGGTGGCCAACGATGCCGGAGACAGAGTGACTCCAGCTGTGGTTGGCTACAGAGACACTGAGCAG ATTGTAGGCATCGCAGCGAAACAGGGACGAGTCCGCAACGCTGCCAACACAGTTGTCAGAGTGAAGCAAGTGCTGGGGAGAAG CTTTATTGATCCGgagacacaaactcacaaaacaGAGACCAAGTGTCAG GTGGTGGACAGAGACGGGAAGCCTTACTATGAGATCACAGCAGGGGAAAACCCTCGGTATGTTGCTCCAGAGGACGTGGCTAAACTCATCTTCCATAAAATTAAag AAACGGCTCAGTCAGCTGTGGGCTCTGACGTAACTGAAGTGGTCATCACGGTGCCCTTTGAGTTTGCACAGGCTCAGAAGCGAGCTCTGAG AGAGGCAGCTGAAGCTGCGGGGTTCCATGTGATGAGGCTGATCCATGAGcccactgctgctctgctggcCTATGACATCGGACAGGACAGTCACTCTGGAAAGAG ccACGTCCTGGTGTATAAACTTGGCGGGACGTCCCTGAGCGTGACGGTGTTGCAGGTCAGTGGCGGAATGTTCCGGGTTCTCAATACCCAAACTGACCACAACATCGGAGGAGAGAGCTTCACTGAGGCCTTGGCCCAGCACCTGGCGGCTGAGTTCAAACG caCCTTCAAGCACGATGTGAGCAGCAATGCCCGGGCCATGATGAAGCTGATGAACGGAGCCGACATGGCCAAACACTCGCTGTCCTCGCTGGGAACGGCCAACTGTTTTGTCGACTCCTTGTACGACGGCATTGACTTTGAATGCAATGTCTCGAG AGCGCGATTTGAGCTGCTCTGCTCGCCACTCTTCAACAAGAGcatccagccaatcagagccatGCTGGAGGAGGCGGGGCTGTCCACCAGCGACATCAACAAG GTGGTTCTTTGCGGCGGCTCGGCCAGGATCCCCCGCCTCCAGCAGATGATCAGGGACTTGTTCCCTGACGTGGAGCTTCTCAGCTCAGCGCCCACTGATGAGGTCATCGCAGTGGGAGCAGCGCTGCAGGCAGGTCTGCTGGTCGGCAGAGAGAGCCTCGCCCCCGAGGAGGAGTCCGTCATGGTGGATGTTTCTGCCACAGATATACTCATGAAG GAGGTGGATGAATCCGGAGCTGAGGTGTTCACCGTCCTGGTTCCGTCCGGCACGCCTCTTCCTGTGCGCAGACATCACATCCTGAGTGGAGGAGGGAACCTGTCCTCCATCTGTCTGGAGATTTACCAGAGACTTGTCACAGCGCAGCCAATAAAACTAGCCAAG ATAATCCTGAGAGAGCTGCAGCCCAAAGAAGAGAACCACAACATTGACACCGTAGTGACCATGAAAAG gGACGGCACCCTTCATGTCTCCTGTGTAGAACATGACACTGGACGGTCTCAGGCTGTCACCATACCAGCAGCATCCTGA